The Artemia franciscana chromosome 11, ASM3288406v1, whole genome shotgun sequence genome has a segment encoding these proteins:
- the LOC136033079 gene encoding uncharacterized protein LOC136033079 translates to MSDEKVEFRASDLVWVKLSGCWWPGEVQDLKTVPEEVKEDLGDDCLAVVKFFDEDYYEPIYDEKDAYPYNCSQRQEFIEKGMARYRSKAKEGSNLLKKLPEDLKKAQELTGGPTEIIDELMNAPKVSKISYSQIFAPTSNKRKATVLEVSPKPSKKTKDEESKNKQGNVVVKTAKAETPKVKVESAKKLKNTKQTSQMSVDLSGSNGFQCEYCNFCTNRLNVIILHRKSHSDGVIPIEKKPEIIPTETSKRKKSKAKEKLKGDILAVTASPSDTAFDTLVGMSTSQLTVHVPEISKDNLKKVESPPKPTPRKGNNLVPIKSQKKSGKRKVGTPSKSTSLLAEYSTKKSPSKRALQKKVVSSDEIKSKLLADWDDDEELATPINNIDDSGSENETADNILVSVKSDDEDEDIKIKSYKADVEDSAEGIVEEDQARKLNIEIANFLESAKIPEVELPSAKDLTNGDTLSPKGTKYDCKSRSEDAKDQSYDFSRDMRDGICSVSEDVKDENTATPKDIKDKSNFTSTDYVNSDKEVFNVEIASEESDKEVPKIIVASETEPATHPTESILNTCHLKPVHKALPVPADFSNAVAVPETKTVTTTSIIASSQEGSNEAVIQQELAVPPPPIVMSQAVVLQDGQIVAPTDINGETYVFVALDDADTANFNGATFVAYAETGDAANQTFFVDSDSLAQSGVLLGIDSLTPAKQEKNGKSSAQR, encoded by the exons TGAACCAATATATGATGAAAAGGATGCATATCCTTATAATTGCTCTCAAAGGCAGGAGTTTATTGAAAAAGGAATGG ctcgtTATCGAAGCAAAGCGAAAGAAGGTTCGAATCTTCTTAAAAAACTGCCCGAAGATCTGAAAAAGGCTCAAGAACTTACAGGAGGACCAACTGAAATAATTGATGAGCTTATGAATGCTCCTAAAGTATCAAAAATATCTTACAGTCAAATTTTTGCACCTACCAGTAACAAGAGGAAAGCTACAGTCTTGGAAGTCTCTCCAAAACCTTCCAAGAAAACAAAGGATgaggaaagtaaaaataaacaggGAAATGTTGTAGTAAAGACAGCGAAAGCTGAGACACCGAAAGTTAAGGTTGAATCTgccaagaaactaaaaaatacgaAGCAAACTTCTCAGATGTCTGTGGATTTGTCTGGCAGCAATGGTTTTCAGTGtgaatattgtaatttttgtactAATCGTTTGAATGTGATAATACTTCATCGTAAGTCGCATTCTGATGGGGTGATACCCATTGAAAAGAAGCCCGAAATAATACCGACTGAAACgtctaaaaggaaaaaatcgaAAGCTAAAGAAAAGCTAAAAGGAGATATTCTAGCAGTGACTGCATCTCCTAGTGATACTGCATTTGATACCCTTGTTGGAATGTCAACATCTCAGCTAACTGTACATGTACCTGaaatttcaaaagacaatcTTAAAAAGGTTGAGTCACCACCAAAACCTACCCCGCGAAAGGGAAATAACTTAGTTCCAATTAAATCGCAGAAAAAAAGTGGGAAAAGAAAAGTTGGTACGCCCTCTAAATCAACATCCCTTTTGGCTGAATATAGTACCAAAAAATCGCCGTCTAAAAGAGCTCTTCAGAAAAAAGTTGTCAGTTCGGATGAAATTAAATCTAAGCTTCTTGCTGATTGGGATGATGATGAAGAACTGGCCACACCAATCAACAATATAGATGACTCGGGTAGTGAAAATGAAACTGCTGACAATATCCTTGTTAGCGTTAAAAGTGATGatgaagatgaagatattaaaattaagaGTTATAAAGCTGACGTAGAAGATAGTGCTGAGGGAATTGTGGAGGAAGATCAGGCGAGAAAATTGAATATTGAAATAGCCAACTTTTTGGAATCAGCAAAAATCCCTGAAGTAGAATTACCTTCCGCTAAAGATTTGACAAACGGAGATACTTTATCACCTAAAGGCACAAAATATGATTGTAAATCTAGGTCTGAAGATGCAAAAGATCAGAGTTATGATTTTTCTAGAGACATGAGAGATGGGATTTGTTCTGTGTCTGAAGACGTTAAAGATGAGAATACTGCTACTCCTAAGGATATAAAAGACAAAAGTAATTTTACATCTACTGACTATGTTAATAGTGACAAAGAAGTTTTTAATGTTGAAATAGCCAGTGAAGAATCAGATAAAGAAGTACCAAAAATAATCGTTGCATCTGAAACTGAACCTGCAACTCATCCTACTGAATCAATACTTAATACATGTCATCTCAAACCTGTGCACAAAGCACTGCCTGTTCCTGCTGACTTTTCTAATGCAGTAGCTGTACCAGAAACAAAGACTGTTACAACAACTTCGATTATTGCCTCATCACAAGAAGGCTCAAATGAAGCAGTGATTCAACAAGAGCTAGCTGTACCTCCCCCTCCAATTGTCATGTCACAGGCAGTTGTTCTGCAGGATGGACAGATTGTTGCCCCTACGGATATTAACGGGGAAACATATGTGTTTGTCGCGTTAGATGATGCAGATACGGCTAATTTCAATGGTGCCACTTTTGTGGCATATGCAGAGACTGGTGATGCAGCAAACCAAACTTTTTTCGTTGATAGTGATTCACTCGCTCAAAGTGGTGTTTTGCTTGGTATTGATTCTCTAACTCCTGCTAAACAAGAAAAGAATGGCAAGTCAAGTGCTCAGAGATAA